One stretch of Chryseobacterium indologenes DNA includes these proteins:
- a CDS encoding DoxX family protein, which produces MATNNNKALNIALWVVQVFVGLGFLIAGVMKTTQPIEELGKSLPWVTQVSAGLVRFVGISELLGGLGVLLPSILRIKPNLTPLAALGLVVIMVLAFIFHVVKAEYSVLMIPLIMGALAYFIYWGRTKKSKILPRS; this is translated from the coding sequence ATGGCAACAAATAACAACAAGGCATTGAACATTGCGCTCTGGGTGGTACAGGTTTTTGTAGGACTTGGATTCCTGATAGCCGGAGTAATGAAAACTACTCAACCTATAGAAGAGCTTGGGAAATCCCTTCCATGGGTTACACAGGTATCCGCAGGATTGGTAAGATTTGTCGGTATAAGTGAACTGTTGGGCGGACTGGGTGTTTTGCTTCCTTCGATCCTGCGCATCAAACCGAATCTTACACCACTTGCAGCCTTGGGGCTTGTCGTCATTATGGTGCTGGCGTTCATTTTCCACGTCGTAAAGGCCGAATACAGCGTTTTAATGATCCCGTTGATAATGGGTGCACTGGCTTACTTTATCTACTGGGGGCGGACCAAAAAATCTAAGATCCTTCCCAGAAGTTAA
- a CDS encoding SDR family oxidoreductase — MSKILITGATGHLGKETIKFLLNKGIPAGQISALVRDENKATDLKEKGINLIVGDYENYASLVTAFKDIDKLFFVSSSDVPNRTPQHKNVVEAAKEANVKHIVYTSALNNVPIDKSIIAFVAEAHIKTEQWLEESGLSHTLLRNNLYMDLVPQFISDKVLETGSIYLPAGNGKTAFVTRAEMAEAAAVVLTTEGHVGKTYNITNLQAYTYQDVADNLTEITGKKISYVSPTAEEFTKALKNAGVPEEMIGGFTAFALAQAKDEFNVTGDDLVGLLGRKPTTLKDFLTIIYGKK, encoded by the coding sequence ATGAGTAAAATTTTAATTACTGGTGCGACTGGACACCTTGGAAAGGAAACTATAAAATTTCTTTTAAATAAAGGAATTCCGGCAGGCCAGATCTCGGCGTTGGTACGCGATGAAAACAAAGCAACTGACCTGAAAGAAAAAGGGATTAACCTTATTGTAGGGGACTACGAAAATTATGCTTCTTTGGTAACAGCATTTAAGGATATTGATAAATTATTTTTTGTATCCAGCAGTGATGTGCCCAACAGGACTCCTCAACATAAAAATGTGGTGGAAGCTGCTAAAGAAGCCAATGTAAAACATATAGTTTATACAAGTGCACTGAACAATGTACCGATTGACAAATCGATTATCGCATTTGTGGCAGAGGCACATATAAAAACAGAACAGTGGCTGGAAGAAAGTGGATTGAGCCATACACTGCTCCGGAACAACCTGTATATGGATCTGGTACCGCAGTTCATAAGTGACAAAGTTCTGGAGACCGGAAGTATATACTTACCAGCAGGTAACGGGAAAACAGCCTTTGTCACACGTGCGGAAATGGCAGAAGCAGCAGCAGTTGTGCTCACTACGGAAGGACATGTAGGTAAAACCTACAACATAACCAATCTGCAAGCCTATACCTACCAGGATGTTGCCGATAATCTGACTGAAATTACAGGTAAAAAGATCAGCTATGTGTCTCCGACAGCGGAAGAATTCACCAAGGCACTCAAGAACGCCGGTGTCCCTGAAGAAATGATCGGTGGGTTTACGGCTTTTGCCCTGGCACAAGCGAAGGATGAGTTTAATGTGACAGGGGATGACCTTGTCGGATTATTGGGCAGGAAACCCACAACACTAAAAGATTTTCTAACAATTATTTACGGCAAAAAATAG
- a CDS encoding winged helix-turn-helix transcriptional regulator has translation MESLKDIVKNECNGEYVRAVNDTMNVLNGKWKIPIIAVLLYGKRRFTEMEKAIPKINPRMLSKELRDLENNGIVKRTVQDTIPVTIEYELTDSGYSFRKVINIMLEWGLEHRQNFFKHQHD, from the coding sequence ATGGAAAGCCTTAAAGATATTGTCAAGAATGAATGTAACGGAGAGTATGTTAGAGCCGTTAATGACACCATGAATGTCCTTAATGGAAAATGGAAAATTCCAATTATTGCAGTTTTACTGTATGGCAAAAGACGATTTACAGAAATGGAAAAGGCAATTCCAAAAATTAATCCAAGAATGCTCTCAAAAGAACTTAGAGATCTGGAGAATAACGGTATCGTGAAAAGAACGGTTCAGGATACAATTCCTGTCACCATAGAATATGAACTGACCGACTCAGGATACTCTTTCAGAAAGGTCATTAACATTATGCTCGAATGGGGCCTTGAACATCGACAGAATTTCTTTAAGCACCAACATGATTAG
- a CDS encoding XRE family transcriptional regulator produces MSIFAENIVFLRGKKNKTQQELADELIMTRSRYISYEYGKSEPPIEILIRISKYYSISIDLLVTVDIRKYPLEEMVNLPGNKILVPVTVDAEGNNYIEIVPQKASMGYLKGFDDIDFIKSLQKMQLPFLKNGKFRAFMAEGDSMPPFVDQSILIGEYIERLDDLKTDSGYIIVTKEGITYKTFLEKTSTHIKVLADNSFYKPYDILLEDIFEIWHYRMGILPKDYKPYMEDLSNLKEIIGNLKANIQQLEQRMPGNNSSSY; encoded by the coding sequence ATGTCAATTTTTGCAGAAAACATCGTGTTTTTAAGAGGGAAAAAAAATAAGACCCAACAGGAGTTGGCAGATGAACTTATTATGACCCGGTCCCGATATATTTCGTATGAATATGGGAAGTCCGAACCACCTATTGAGATCTTAATACGGATCTCCAAATACTATAGCATCAGCATAGATCTTCTGGTGACGGTGGATATAAGAAAATATCCTTTAGAAGAGATGGTCAATCTGCCCGGTAATAAAATTCTGGTGCCCGTGACGGTTGATGCAGAAGGCAATAATTACATTGAAATCGTTCCACAGAAAGCTTCGATGGGCTATCTTAAAGGGTTTGATGACATTGATTTCATTAAAAGTCTACAGAAAATGCAGCTGCCATTTCTGAAAAATGGAAAATTTAGAGCTTTTATGGCAGAGGGAGATTCAATGCCGCCGTTTGTAGACCAATCGATCCTGATCGGTGAATATATAGAACGTCTGGATGATCTTAAAACAGACAGTGGCTATATTATCGTGACCAAAGAGGGGATAACTTATAAAACATTTTTAGAAAAAACTTCCACCCACATTAAGGTATTGGCTGACAATTCTTTTTATAAACCTTATGATATTCTCTTAGAGGATATTTTTGAAATATGGCATTACAGAATGGGCATTTTACCGAAGGATTACAAACCCTACATGGAAGATCTCAGTAATCTAAAAGAGATCATTGGCAACTTAAAGGCGAATATCCAGCAGTTGGAGCAGAGGATGCCTGGTAATAACTCATCATCGTATTAA
- a CDS encoding DUF6602 domain-containing protein, with amino-acid sequence MAQNAVIGSLLENLDAIEIIFKPTYEPFNNDRGNTGDSKEYSVQEFIASYLTSEYRIEKGCIYSQNAHSNNIDCVILSPNHPRLTTPKRNVILAEGVYAAVEVKPDISDKTEFARGLNQIKSIKSLERKTYVPELTFLKTEATPEFVKKIPSIIFSNKSLTTSNTIEFIQEKIANGELTIYDLPDMILTLDNGLYVMSPDIKTSLFGNWFLENTPDSEGVNLLHFCDTQKSETLALFIFHLLNVPSAVLKQTEFILNEYLKDYNNIMICGYKLNSV; translated from the coding sequence ATGGCCCAAAATGCTGTTATTGGATCGTTATTAGAAAATTTAGATGCTATTGAAATTATCTTTAAACCTACATACGAACCATTTAACAATGACAGAGGAAATACTGGAGACTCAAAAGAATATTCAGTACAGGAATTTATTGCTTCATATTTGACAAGTGAGTATAGAATTGAAAAAGGATGCATTTACTCACAGAATGCCCATTCTAATAATATAGATTGTGTGATACTGTCACCAAACCATCCTAGACTAACGACCCCCAAACGAAATGTCATTTTGGCTGAAGGAGTCTATGCAGCAGTTGAAGTTAAACCAGATATTTCAGATAAAACCGAATTTGCAAGGGGATTAAATCAAATAAAGTCTATAAAATCGTTAGAAAGAAAAACCTATGTTCCAGAGCTAACTTTTCTTAAAACGGAAGCAACTCCAGAATTTGTTAAGAAAATTCCTAGTATTATTTTTTCTAACAAATCTCTAACTACAAGTAATACTATAGAATTTATCCAAGAAAAAATTGCAAATGGAGAACTGACAATTTATGATTTACCAGATATGATATTAACTCTTGATAATGGTTTATATGTGATGTCACCAGATATCAAAACATCATTATTTGGAAATTGGTTTTTAGAAAACACTCCTGATTCGGAGGGTGTCAATCTATTGCATTTTTGTGATACACAAAAATCTGAAACTCTAGCTTTATTTATTTTTCATCTTCTAAATGTTCCAAGTGCGGTTCTCAAGCAAACAGAGTTTATTCTTAATGAGTACTTGAAAGATTATAATAACATTATGATTTGTGGATACAAATTGAACTCCGTTTAG
- the dinB gene encoding DNA polymerase IV, translated as MERAIAHMDLDTFFVSCERLRDSVLEKKPVIIGGGDRGVVASCSYEARHFGVRSAMPIKMALRLCPEALVIKGDMEYYSNMSHMVTEIIQEKVPVLEKASVDEFYLDLSGMDQFFGCYQWTTQIAEAVTEQSGLPISFALSTNKTVSKIGTGESKPIGRFEVKPEYIQPFLNPLSIKKIPMVGPETYQLFSRLGVKTIETLSKMPVDVLQELIGKNGQTLWKKANGIDETAVIPYSERKSISTETTFAEDTIDVVHIKSILSGMVEQLCYQLRQEKWLTSTVSVRIRYANFDTESKQCKVPYTSSDHTLLRYVLELFNKVYTRRMRIRLVGVRFTGLVHGCHQMDLFEDTEELMSLYNTLDKIKNRFGALSVGRASGLLN; from the coding sequence ATGGAACGAGCGATTGCACATATGGATCTGGATACTTTTTTTGTATCCTGCGAACGACTTAGAGACTCCGTCTTGGAGAAGAAGCCTGTTATTATCGGCGGTGGAGATCGTGGTGTAGTCGCTTCGTGTTCCTATGAGGCAAGACATTTCGGAGTACGTTCGGCCATGCCGATTAAAATGGCTTTGCGTTTATGTCCAGAGGCTTTGGTGATCAAAGGGGATATGGAATACTACTCGAATATGTCACATATGGTCACTGAGATAATTCAGGAAAAAGTTCCTGTGCTGGAAAAAGCCAGTGTTGATGAATTCTATCTGGACCTTTCGGGAATGGATCAATTTTTTGGATGCTACCAATGGACGACGCAGATTGCTGAAGCTGTGACCGAACAATCGGGGCTGCCCATCAGCTTTGCCCTGTCAACCAATAAAACGGTTTCAAAAATTGGTACCGGTGAATCCAAACCCATCGGAAGATTTGAGGTAAAGCCCGAATATATTCAGCCTTTCTTAAATCCATTATCTATCAAGAAGATTCCGATGGTCGGACCGGAAACGTATCAGCTGTTTTCAAGATTAGGTGTAAAAACCATTGAAACCCTTTCTAAGATGCCTGTAGACGTGCTTCAGGAACTCATTGGGAAGAATGGGCAAACGCTTTGGAAAAAAGCCAATGGGATCGACGAAACAGCAGTAATTCCCTACTCTGAACGAAAATCCATATCCACAGAAACAACTTTTGCCGAAGATACGATTGATGTTGTCCACATCAAAAGTATTCTCTCAGGAATGGTTGAACAGCTTTGCTATCAGTTGAGACAGGAGAAATGGCTGACCTCAACCGTTTCCGTAAGGATACGCTATGCCAACTTTGATACCGAGAGCAAGCAGTGTAAGGTACCTTACACCTCATCTGATCATACCCTTCTCAGATATGTATTGGAGCTTTTCAACAAGGTATATACAAGAAGGATGAGAATCCGTCTTGTCGGTGTAAGATTCACAGGATTGGTACATGGCTGTCATCAAATGGATCTGTTTGAAGACACTGAAGAGCTTATGTCTTTATACAATACACTGGACAAAATCAAAAACCGATTTGGGGCTTTGAGTGTAGGCAGGGCTTCAGGACTTTTAAATTAA
- a CDS encoding nuclear transport factor 2 family protein, protein MINTVEDILAIERIKKLRIKYAHYLDSGNIEGLLSLFSADAICQTDREPWRGREEIRTGLEKAFADYDSQKHGSYPFLHAITNQWVELTGNGTAQGRCYLIDLVTQRDKGESPLLLLGIYSDEYRLIEDSWQITRSRLDLAWPQRDILGGEPGIDLQLPQ, encoded by the coding sequence ATGATAAATACTGTAGAAGATATTTTGGCGATCGAGCGCATAAAAAAATTGAGGATAAAATACGCCCATTACCTTGACAGTGGCAACATAGAGGGACTTTTGAGCTTATTTTCTGCGGATGCAATCTGCCAGACGGATCGGGAGCCATGGCGGGGCCGTGAGGAGATTAGGACAGGACTTGAAAAAGCATTTGCTGATTATGACAGCCAAAAACATGGCAGCTACCCCTTTCTTCATGCGATCACCAATCAATGGGTTGAATTGACAGGGAATGGAACTGCACAAGGACGGTGTTATCTTATAGACCTGGTAACGCAACGTGATAAAGGTGAAAGCCCCCTTTTGTTGTTGGGAATCTATTCTGATGAATACCGCCTGATAGAGGACAGTTGGCAGATCACCAGAAGCCGGCTTGATCTGGCGTGGCCACAACGGGATATTCTTGGCGGCGAACCCGGTATAGATCTACAGTTACCACAATAA
- a CDS encoding amino acid racemase, which yields MVEKIAVIGGLGTLSGGDLFFKLLKNKKVLKNQLGYHFIFEQQPYSQINLPLHQEEDIRSRKFYTYTVSKDFEKRDVSKILLPCFASHSFLDELQKEIAIPIINIYDALAAHINSRFPLGTKIGILTSDFVKESKKLDGYFPNYELIFPEGQSRLMEAIYGEYGIKNGHFDGLSLEYVYEACCELTDRGCDVILPGITELSLVTELLYRRGIQIVDVNQVYADYALENPDNTIEKPFKLGILGGVGPSATVDFMNKIIQSTPAQKDQDHIKMVVEQNPQIPDRTANLIRQETDPTVAMFSTCKRLEAEGADAIAIPCNTAHAFVKSIQEHLGIPIINMLSTTAEHILYHYGKTAKVGLLATSGTLQSRVYHDVLTEIGLQVIEPDGQHQEYVMESIYGKQGVKAGFSNGLCKELILKAAGFVIDQGADVVILGCTELPLMFPSENEIVVNGRKIPLADPTLILAKKIVEIAKA from the coding sequence ATGGTAGAAAAAATTGCAGTAATAGGTGGCCTTGGTACTTTATCCGGAGGCGATCTGTTTTTCAAATTGCTCAAAAATAAGAAAGTTCTTAAGAATCAATTGGGCTACCACTTCATCTTTGAACAGCAGCCCTACAGCCAGATCAATCTTCCTCTTCATCAGGAAGAGGATATCAGGTCAAGGAAATTCTATACCTACACTGTCAGCAAGGATTTTGAGAAAAGAGATGTCAGTAAAATACTGTTGCCATGTTTTGCAAGCCATTCTTTCCTTGATGAGCTGCAAAAGGAAATCGCTATTCCGATCATCAATATTTATGATGCCCTTGCCGCTCATATAAATTCGAGATTTCCTCTCGGAACCAAGATTGGTATACTTACGTCTGATTTTGTAAAGGAGAGCAAAAAACTGGATGGATATTTTCCCAATTATGAGCTGATATTCCCCGAGGGGCAGTCCCGGTTGATGGAAGCGATCTATGGAGAATACGGAATAAAGAACGGCCATTTCGACGGCCTCTCCCTGGAATATGTCTATGAAGCCTGTTGCGAACTTACCGATCGGGGCTGTGATGTCATCCTGCCGGGCATAACCGAACTTTCACTTGTTACCGAATTGCTTTACAGGAGGGGCATACAGATCGTGGATGTCAATCAGGTCTATGCGGACTATGCTCTGGAAAATCCAGACAACACAATAGAAAAGCCTTTTAAACTAGGTATTCTTGGAGGGGTTGGACCTTCAGCCACCGTGGATTTCATGAACAAGATCATACAGAGTACGCCTGCCCAAAAAGATCAGGACCATATCAAAATGGTCGTTGAGCAAAATCCGCAGATCCCCGACAGGACAGCGAATCTGATCCGTCAAGAAACCGATCCTACGGTAGCCATGTTTTCCACCTGCAAAAGGCTGGAAGCGGAAGGTGCCGATGCGATCGCCATTCCATGCAATACGGCACATGCTTTTGTAAAAAGCATACAGGAGCATCTGGGAATTCCCATTATCAATATGCTGAGCACAACGGCTGAACATATCCTGTACCATTATGGAAAGACCGCCAAGGTGGGTCTGCTTGCGACAAGCGGGACACTTCAAAGCAGAGTTTACCATGATGTACTGACTGAAATCGGGCTTCAGGTTATCGAACCGGATGGGCAGCATCAGGAATATGTCATGGAAAGCATCTATGGTAAACAGGGTGTGAAAGCAGGATTTTCCAATGGCCTCTGTAAGGAGCTCATACTTAAAGCCGCAGGCTTTGTGATCGACCAGGGAGCTGATGTGGTCATCCTGGGATGTACCGAGCTGCCACTAATGTTTCCTTCGGAAAACGAGATTGTCGTCAATGGAAGAAAAATCCCCCTGGCGGATCCGACATTGATCTTGGCAAAGAAGATCGTGGAAATAGCTAAAGCATAA
- a CDS encoding DNA polymerase III subunit alpha, whose amino-acid sequence MYLNCHTYHSLRYGTLSVEDLVQQAADNKLKVMALTDINTITGIYEFYKLCQEKNIKPIVGMDVRVENEPYYICLAKNPQGIAEINRLLTSYNCDGIQIPKVNPRLNETFVIYSLQNIPDQLLENEFVGIRYDELNLLVRPEIKKLIHKMVILHPVTFRTDEEYELHKVLRAIDANILISKLSPYDYCRSTEKFIHKRELFNYYKHYPQIIENTEYIINACSFDFDFKTPKNKKHYTENKEKDARLLRKLAYEGLEKRYSVDHPEAVTRIEKELAVIDQLNFCGYFLITWDIVQYSKRMGFMHVGRGSGANSIIAYCLGISDICPLELDLYFERFLNLNRNSPPDFDIDWSWQTRDTILEYIFDKYGRDHVAFCGTNVEFKSRSRFRELGKVFGLPKHELDVLATKSRDQHDQNSVVRDIYRFEELLRNFPNQRSMHSCGILISEEPITNYSALEMPPKGFPIVQFDMHTAEDIGLEKFDILSQRGLGTIKDTVKLIEEKRGIRVDIEDTTLSKNESKCNEFLSIGKTIGCFYIESPAMRGLLRRLKCENYKVLVAASSIIRPGVAQSGMMREYIFRHNHPGQFEYFHEVFEKELGETYGIMVYQEDVIKIAMHFGGVSAANGDVLRRAMSGKGRSLAALQRLKDDFFASCKRKGHPEKLSQEVYRQIESFAGYSFCKAHSASYAVESYQSLYLKAYYPIEFMVSAINNGGGFYRTEVYVHEAKMFGASIHNPCINKSEFQTTVYGKDVYLGLMHIEKLEAKLKEAIVDERQHNGAYKSLEDFYKRISIGIESLQTLIFIGALRFTGKQKHELLIEARFLVSKTQYKTKIISLFDEPQKDYQLPYIEKDPFEDAFDEIEILGFPVSNSIFDLLKTKYRGNVLVKDLLKHHKQQVKMLAYLISIKEVPIENGTMYFGTWVDVEGQYFDTAHFPFSLKKFPFKEGGIYLLLGTVEVDYHFPTVTISKMAKMPLIPDPRYSMDKEKSQEMQNKLRQDKSLTFREPYPQEHQIGLPRYRM is encoded by the coding sequence ATGTATCTTAATTGCCATACCTATCATAGCCTTCGCTATGGAACATTATCTGTTGAGGATCTGGTTCAACAGGCTGCTGACAATAAGCTTAAGGTGATGGCCTTGACCGATATCAATACTATAACGGGTATTTATGAGTTTTATAAACTCTGCCAGGAAAAAAATATCAAACCTATTGTGGGAATGGATGTCAGAGTTGAGAATGAGCCCTATTATATCTGTCTGGCAAAAAATCCTCAAGGTATTGCAGAGATTAACAGGCTACTCACAAGTTACAATTGTGATGGCATTCAAATTCCAAAGGTGAACCCTAGGCTGAATGAAACTTTCGTTATTTATTCTTTGCAAAATATTCCTGATCAATTATTGGAAAATGAGTTTGTAGGCATCCGATATGATGAGCTTAATTTGCTGGTAAGACCTGAAATTAAAAAACTGATCCATAAAATGGTGATCCTGCATCCTGTTACATTCAGAACGGATGAGGAATATGAACTCCATAAGGTGTTGCGAGCCATCGACGCTAACATCCTCATCTCTAAACTCAGCCCTTACGACTATTGCCGAAGTACCGAGAAATTCATCCATAAGAGAGAGCTGTTCAATTATTATAAACACTATCCCCAGATCATTGAAAACACAGAATATATTATTAATGCGTGCAGTTTTGATTTTGATTTCAAAACTCCGAAGAATAAAAAGCACTATACTGAAAATAAGGAAAAAGATGCGCGGTTATTAAGAAAGCTGGCCTATGAAGGATTAGAGAAGCGGTATTCTGTTGACCACCCTGAGGCCGTAACAAGAATTGAGAAGGAACTGGCTGTTATTGACCAGCTTAATTTTTGCGGCTATTTTCTGATCACCTGGGATATCGTTCAATACAGCAAACGGATGGGTTTTATGCATGTAGGCCGGGGGAGCGGCGCCAACAGTATTATCGCCTACTGTTTGGGGATTTCTGATATATGTCCTCTGGAACTGGACTTATATTTCGAGAGATTTCTGAATCTCAACAGAAATTCCCCGCCTGACTTTGACATCGACTGGAGCTGGCAGACTAGGGATACTATTCTGGAATATATTTTTGATAAATATGGAAGAGATCACGTCGCTTTTTGCGGAACTAATGTGGAATTCAAAAGCAGATCGAGATTCAGAGAATTGGGAAAAGTCTTCGGCCTTCCCAAACATGAATTAGACGTTTTGGCAACAAAATCCAGAGATCAGCACGACCAAAATTCTGTGGTTCGCGACATTTATCGGTTTGAAGAACTTTTAAGAAATTTTCCCAATCAGAGGAGTATGCACTCGTGTGGCATCCTCATTTCTGAAGAACCTATTACCAATTACTCAGCACTGGAGATGCCGCCTAAAGGTTTCCCTATCGTGCAGTTCGATATGCATACTGCCGAAGATATAGGTCTTGAAAAGTTTGACATTCTTTCTCAGCGGGGATTAGGCACGATCAAAGATACGGTCAAGCTGATTGAGGAAAAGAGAGGAATTAGGGTTGATATTGAAGATACTACCCTGTCAAAAAATGAATCAAAATGCAATGAGTTTCTGAGTATCGGAAAAACCATTGGGTGCTTCTATATCGAATCACCTGCTATGCGTGGTCTTTTGAGAAGACTGAAATGTGAAAACTATAAAGTGCTGGTCGCTGCATCCTCCATTATCCGACCAGGAGTGGCTCAAAGCGGTATGATGCGGGAATATATTTTTCGACATAATCATCCGGGTCAATTTGAATATTTTCATGAGGTCTTTGAGAAAGAGCTTGGAGAAACTTACGGCATTATGGTGTATCAGGAAGATGTCATCAAGATCGCCATGCACTTCGGCGGTGTTTCTGCGGCCAATGGTGATGTGCTTAGGAGAGCTATGAGTGGAAAGGGTCGATCGCTTGCGGCCCTGCAGCGTTTAAAAGATGATTTTTTTGCGTCCTGTAAAAGGAAGGGGCATCCCGAAAAGCTGTCTCAGGAGGTCTACAGACAGATTGAATCGTTTGCAGGATACTCATTTTGTAAAGCCCATTCGGCTTCGTATGCGGTTGAAAGCTATCAGAGTCTCTACCTGAAAGCCTACTATCCAATTGAGTTTATGGTATCGGCCATCAATAATGGTGGTGGCTTTTACAGAACTGAAGTATATGTGCACGAAGCGAAAATGTTCGGGGCCTCAATTCATAACCCCTGCATCAATAAAAGTGAATTTCAAACAACAGTGTATGGAAAAGATGTTTATCTGGGTTTGATGCATATTGAAAAACTGGAAGCGAAACTAAAGGAAGCCATCGTAGACGAGCGACAGCATAATGGCGCATACAAATCGCTGGAAGATTTTTACAAAAGGATATCTATTGGCATCGAATCTTTGCAGACTCTCATTTTTATAGGAGCATTACGATTTACAGGCAAACAAAAACATGAATTGCTGATCGAAGCAAGATTCCTTGTGTCCAAAACCCAATATAAAACCAAGATTATTTCGTTGTTCGATGAACCTCAAAAGGACTATCAACTTCCCTATATTGAAAAAGACCCTTTTGAAGATGCTTTTGATGAAATTGAAATCTTAGGTTTTCCGGTCTCTAATTCCATCTTTGATTTATTAAAAACCAAATATAGGGGTAATGTGCTCGTTAAAGACCTTCTCAAACATCACAAACAGCAGGTTAAAATGCTGGCCTACCTTATTTCTATTAAAGAAGTACCGATTGAAAACGGTACGATGTATTTTGGAACCTGGGTCGATGTTGAGGGGCAGTACTTCGACACTGCTCATTTCCCGTTCAGTCTTAAAAAATTTCCTTTTAAAGAAGGTGGTATCTACCTTTTATTGGGAACTGTAGAAGTGGATTATCATTTTCCCACGGTCACCATTTCTAAAATGGCCAAAATGCCTTTGATCCCTGATCCGAGATACTCGATGGATAAAGAAAAATCTCAGGAAATGCAGAATAAATTACGACAGGATAAAAGTCTAACTTTCAGAGAACCTTACCCACAGGAACATCAGATCGGACTGCCTCGGTATAGGATGTAG
- a CDS encoding alpha-ketoglutarate-dependent dioxygenase AlkB family protein: MTQLSLFDAEEFYEFPKNLLEYKKHFLLKEEADQLLQQLLDTAPWEQRTQKMYDRKVLTPRLTAWYGDSKYNESADNNISNTNLWTTELLSLKERIKKEFGYSFNGVLLNLYRDHNDSVAWHRDKESRYGSRPVIASVSLGQTRNFDFRKKDHHQSKYSLPLAHGSLLIMKGDLQEQWEHRIAKSTIPMKPRINLTFRLIHN, from the coding sequence GTGACCCAGCTCAGTTTATTTGATGCCGAAGAATTTTATGAGTTTCCGAAGAACCTTTTGGAGTATAAGAAGCATTTTCTGTTAAAGGAAGAGGCAGATCAGCTTTTACAACAGTTACTTGATACAGCACCATGGGAACAACGCACTCAAAAAATGTATGATAGAAAGGTCTTAACACCACGTTTAACAGCATGGTACGGCGATTCAAAATACAATGAGTCAGCTGATAATAATATCTCAAACACCAATCTTTGGACTACAGAGTTATTATCTTTAAAAGAAAGAATAAAAAAAGAATTCGGATACAGCTTCAATGGTGTATTATTAAACCTGTACAGAGACCATAATGATTCGGTAGCATGGCATCGAGATAAAGAAAGCCGATATGGAAGCCGTCCTGTGATTGCTTCGGTCAGCCTTGGGCAGACCAGAAACTTTGACTTTAGAAAAAAGGATCACCATCAAAGCAAATACAGCCTGCCACTTGCACATGGCTCATTATTAATTATGAAAGGCGATCTTCAGGAACAATGGGAGCATAGGATCGCAAAATCTACAATTCCTATGAAGCCTAGAATCAATTTGACATTCAGGTTAATCCATAATTAA